One genomic window of Nocardioides daphniae includes the following:
- a CDS encoding MmcQ/YjbR family DNA-binding protein has product MARKVQRPEVPTAYVARVGAVLNALPDVVEEPAWVGVRWRVHGNTVAHLFGGEDQLFRITFRGEPDEVSAFQHLGEPYFRSQWGDNVIGLLVDDGTDWEELAELLTDSYCLRAPAGLVALVERPAR; this is encoded by the coding sequence ATGGCTCGCAAGGTGCAACGACCCGAGGTCCCGACGGCGTACGTCGCCCGCGTCGGCGCGGTGCTGAACGCACTGCCCGACGTGGTCGAGGAGCCCGCCTGGGTGGGCGTGCGGTGGCGGGTGCACGGCAACACCGTGGCGCACCTCTTCGGCGGCGAGGACCAGCTCTTCCGGATCACCTTCCGCGGCGAGCCCGACGAGGTCTCGGCCTTCCAGCACCTCGGTGAGCCCTACTTCCGCAGCCAGTGGGGCGACAACGTGATCGGCCTCCTCGTCGACGACGGCACCGACTGGGAGGAGCTCGCCGAGCTGCTCACCGACTCCTACTGCCTGCGGGCTCCGGCAGGCCTGGTGGCGCTCGTGGAGCGGCCCGCGAGGTGA
- a CDS encoding DUF4259 domain-containing protein gives MGAWGTDPFDNDDAADWSYELEGAGPEVVAVGLSGDEGDAAIVAAAAVVASACGVPVTLSPEAEQWLVDQDEDDLRALAPAAVAALEGVLQESELRDLWDESGDDTWLRETTALRDGLGSVGVA, from the coding sequence ATGGGCGCCTGGGGCACCGACCCATTCGACAACGACGACGCCGCCGACTGGAGCTACGAGCTCGAGGGAGCCGGCCCCGAGGTCGTCGCCGTCGGCCTGTCCGGCGACGAGGGCGACGCCGCGATCGTCGCCGCTGCCGCGGTCGTGGCCAGCGCCTGCGGCGTCCCGGTGACGCTGAGCCCGGAGGCCGAGCAGTGGCTCGTCGACCAGGACGAGGACGACCTGCGCGCCCTCGCGCCTGCCGCGGTCGCCGCGCTCGAAGGCGTGCTGCAGGAGTCCGAGCTGCGCGACCTGTGGGACGAGTCGGGTGACGACACCTGGCTCCGCGAGACCACCGCGCTGCGGGACGGACTCGGCTCGGTGGGCGTGGCCTGA